A region from the Hydra vulgaris chromosome 08, alternate assembly HydraT2T_AEP genome encodes:
- the LOC136083291 gene encoding uncharacterized protein LOC136083291 — MFPRKYPSGSSKRSKKPKCMSLDKFVVRSAPDEEIAPHEEIALHEENANHEERVPHKENPPVEEITVEKEITLEEINKVNKTLLSYSCDLSTIVPLWDSLIEFVQNAREKFEKFEIEAQEVYKVEISYTASRKRRIPKSKTLDESQFEDAALARNGRQSFICDIFNVICDNLKSHLCRRKKVCSGLETRFGFLSCAKAQLQTPVVEASEKFGELYEKDVDDDFKDEYLHFTIFVPNINNPNEMLQLIKDIGISHTFPNVETALRIFLSITVSNCSGERSFSTLKRIKNRLRSSMSSERLSGLALMSIESEVTKRLDFEEILNEFMYQKSRKKIY; from the exons ATGTTTCCGAGAAAATATCCGTCTGGATCTTCTAAACgttctaaaaaaccaaaatgCATGTCATTGGATAAATTTGTTGTTCGTAGTGCTCCTGATGAAGAAATTGCTCCTCATGAAGAAATTGCTCTTCATGAAGAAAATGCTAATCATGAAGAAAGAGTTCCTCATAAAGAAAATCCTCCTGTTGAAGAAATTAcagttgaaaaagaaattactttagaAGAA ATCAATAAGGTCAATAAAACACTGCTGTCATACTCTTGTGACCTATCAACCATTGTCCCATTATGGGATTCACTTATAGAATTTGTTCAGAATGCTAGAGAAAAATTTGAGAAGTTTGAAATAGAGGCACAAGAAGTGTATAAAGTAGAAATATCATATACTGCATCTCGCAAGAGGCGGATACCTAAGTCCAAAACTTTAGATGAAAGTCAATTTGAAGATGCTGCTCTGGCAAGAAATGGGAGGCAATCATTTATATGtgacatttttaatgttatatgtgataatttaaaaagtcatttgTGCAGAAGGAAAAAAGTCTGTTCTGGTTTGGAGACAAGGTTTGGATTTTTGTCTTGCGCAAAAGCTCAACTTCAAACACCAGTGGTTGAAGCTTCAGAAAAGTTTGGGGAGTTGTATGAAAAAGATGTAGATGACGACTTCAAAGACGAGTATTTGcactttacaatttttgtacctAACATCAACAACCCTAATGAAATGCTGCAATTAATAAAGGACATTGGCATTTCGCACACATTTCCAAACGTGGAAACTGctcttagaatttttttatccattaCCGTGTCAAATTGTTCTGGCGAAAGATCATTTTCAACTCTAAAAAGGATTAAAAACAGGTTACGATCTTCAATGTCTAGTGAAAGACTATCTGGATTAGCATTAATGTCTATAGAAAGCGAAGTGACAAAACGTCTAGACTTTGAAGAGATTTTGAATGAATTTATGTATCAAAaatcaaggaaaaaaatatattaa